The following proteins are encoded in a genomic region of Deltaproteobacteria bacterium:
- a CDS encoding retron St85 family RNA-directed DNA polymerase translates to MPLNEPSLIQVAASELLLAEHDISQIAHKASFNYRRYSVDKRNGSGKRWIHQPAPSLKAIQRWISRRVLSILPIHPSAYAYRQDYSIKKHAEAHCRNAYILRLDIKEFFPSIRNNDVRLFLKRSENLLRKVHLFSDEDYNFIILCLCRFTRVAIGAPSSPMLTNVICYHLDEKLHDLAVKSGLVYTRYADDLYFSTSSPNLLSKIPIAVATILRELDCPAHLHLNHRKTCHSSKKRRRKVTGVILTPDGQLSVGRELKRRIRAMVHQVDHLDNKNRLQLAGLLGYCQGIEASFVNRLYV, encoded by the coding sequence ATGCCACTAAATGAGCCTTCACTTATTCAAGTAGCGGCAAGCGAGCTTCTTCTAGCCGAGCATGATATATCTCAAATAGCTCATAAAGCTTCATTTAACTATCGCAGATATTCTGTTGATAAGCGCAATGGTAGTGGGAAACGCTGGATTCATCAACCGGCTCCTAGCCTAAAAGCAATTCAGCGTTGGATATCACGTCGAGTATTATCTATTTTACCTATTCACCCTTCTGCGTATGCCTATCGCCAAGATTATAGCATTAAAAAACATGCTGAGGCACATTGTCGCAATGCTTATATTCTTCGCCTAGATATCAAAGAATTTTTTCCTTCCATACGCAATAATGATGTTCGCCTATTTCTTAAGCGCTCTGAAAATTTATTACGTAAAGTGCATTTGTTCTCTGATGAAGATTACAATTTTATTATTTTATGTTTATGTCGATTCACACGTGTGGCTATTGGTGCTCCAAGCTCACCGATGCTGACGAATGTAATCTGCTATCACTTAGATGAAAAACTTCATGACCTTGCCGTTAAAAGTGGCCTAGTTTATACACGCTATGCCGATGATCTGTACTTCTCTACCTCGTCTCCAAATCTTTTAAGTAAAATACCGATTGCCGTCGCCACAATTCTGCGTGAGTTAGATTGTCCTGCCCATCTCCACCTTAATCACCGAAAAACTTGCCATAGTTCCAAAAAGCGACGCAGAAAAGTCACTGGTGTCATATTAACACCTGATGGACAGCTTTCTGTTGGCAGAGAACTTAAACGCCGGATAAGAGCTATGGTGCATCAAGTAGACCATCTTGATAATAAAAACAGATTACAACTAGCCGGACTTCTTGGTTATTGCCAAGGAATTGAGGCATCGTTCGTAAATAGGTTATATGTAAA